A single genomic interval of Mangifera indica cultivar Alphonso chromosome 5, CATAS_Mindica_2.1, whole genome shotgun sequence harbors:
- the LOC123217093 gene encoding probable trehalose-phosphate phosphatase 6, whose amino-acid sequence MGALSPSHPSNFESILLSNRFHEKGEAMLDSYSAWLVKHPSALDSFEQMIAAAHGKKIVVFLDYDGTLSPIVQDPNKAFMSDKMRSAVNEVAKFFPTAIISGRCLDKVIEFVQLKNVVYAGSHGMDISTPSGSLNHENHTHESRSVDEQGKEVVHFQPAKEFLLTIQEILQVLEERVKTVKGAMVEDNKFCISVHFRRVQDKDLDSLKEMVKLTLEAYPNFQISSGKKVIEIRPCINWDKGRALEYLLDTFGFNSCSDFLPLYIGDDTTDEDAFKVIQRIGCGYAIVVSSIPRETKASHSLRDPGEVMSFLTRLVKWNKTANYIN is encoded by the exons ATGGGAGCATTGTCACCGTCACACCCTTCAAATTTTGAATCGATCTTGCTGTCAAATAGATTCCATGAGAAAGGAGAAGCTATGTTGGATTCTTACAGTGCCTGGTTG GTCAAGCATCCCTCTGCACTGGACTCATTCGAGCAGATGATTGCAGCAGCACATGGAAAAAAGATAGTTGTATTTCTGGATTATGATGGAACCTTGTCACCCATTGTTCAAGATCCAAACAAAGCTTTCATGTCCGATAAG ATGCGTTCTGCTGTAAACGAAGTTGCAAAGTTTTTTCCTACCGCAATTATTAGTGGAAGGTGTCTTGATAAG GTGATTGAATTTGTACAACTGAAGAATGTTGTTTATGCTGGAAGCCATGGTATGGACATATCAACTCCGTCTGGCTCTTTGAACCATGAAAACCACACACATGAATCTAGAAGTGTTGATGAACAG GGTAAAGAAGTAGTTCACTTTCAACCTGCAAAAGAATTCTTGCTTACAATCCAAGAG ATACTTCAGGTGCTGGAAGAAAGAGTCAAGACAGTTAAAGGTGCAATGGTAGAAGACAACAAATTCTGCATTTCTGTGCACTTTCGTCGTGTACAGGATAAG GATCTGGATTCCCTCAAAGAAATGGTAAAACTTACATTGGAAGCTTACCcaaattttcagatttccaGTGGCAAAAAG GTAATAGAGATACGGCCTTGTATCAACTGGGATAAAGGTCGAGCATTGGAGTATTTGCTTGACACTTTTGGGTTCAACAGTTGCAGCGATTTCCTTCCTCTGTACATAGGAGATGATACAACTGATGAAGATGCTTTTAAG GTTATTCAGCGAATTGGCTGTGGTTATGCTATTGTTGTTTCTAGTATTCCCAGAGAAACAAAGGCTTCTCACTCCCTACGTGATCCGGGTGAAGTTATGTCGTTTTTGACTCGACTTGTAAAATGGAACAAGACCGCAA